One segment of Radiobacillus kanasensis DNA contains the following:
- a CDS encoding WXG100 family type VII secretion target, translated as MSRSITVNPDKLNQAAGKIEQEAADYKQLYDRLFNEVDGMGAAWQGQDNMAFVTQIKGFMEDFNKMESLMRQYSEFLRLSAKTYQETQNEVIHAAKRLTN; from the coding sequence ATGTCAAGATCGATTACGGTAAATCCAGATAAGCTTAATCAAGCTGCTGGGAAAATTGAGCAAGAAGCAGCAGATTACAAACAGCTTTATGACCGTCTATTTAACGAAGTTGATGGTATGGGTGCAGCGTGGCAAGGTCAGGATAACATGGCTTTCGTTACACAGATTAAAGGCTTCATGGAGGACTTTAACAAAATGGAATCTTTAATGAGACAGTATTCTGAATTCTTAAGATTAAGCGCAAAAACATACCAAGAAACGCAAAATGAAGTAATTCATGCTGCGAAACGTTTAACAAACTAA
- a CDS encoding pore-forming ESAT-6 family protein — MSVEGIKVSLNEVSNTAGQIRTLNEQLSTRLDQIKRDMNDLASTWQSDASNTIRSNFNALAPRFEEYRQVVDSYAKFLDATVTNYNTAETAINNNASAFK, encoded by the coding sequence ATGTCTGTAGAAGGAATTAAGGTTTCCCTTAATGAGGTAAGTAATACGGCTGGTCAAATTCGTACTTTAAACGAGCAGCTCTCTACGAGACTGGATCAAATCAAGCGAGACATGAATGATCTTGCTTCAACTTGGCAAAGTGATGCATCTAATACGATTAGATCAAACTTCAATGCTTTAGCGCCACGTTTTGAAGAGTATCGTCAAGTTGTCGATAGCTATGCGAAGTTTCTAGATGCTACGGTTACGAACTATAACACAGCCGAAACAGCTATTAATAATAACGCGAGTGCATTTAAATAA
- a CDS encoding PP2C family protein-serine/threonine phosphatase, translating to MAFITAYHTDVGVQKKTNQDALLIKTAKSSRGPIGLFVVCDGMGGLTHGELASATVIRSLSDWFEETLPSLISQDEFEDNMTEQLVHYIEQLNSKILSYGESKQVKLGTTVTAMLIIDSIYYLVQIGDSRAYAVTAQLVQLTKDQSLVAREVERGNITEAQAKVHPNRNVLLQCVGAKPDINVVVTKGSVEPGASYLLCTDGFYHEISMDEIIENLHPDHVSTQEQIKEKIHELINMVKQRKEVDNISVIVTKVV from the coding sequence ATGGCTTTTATAACGGCATACCATACAGATGTCGGCGTTCAAAAAAAAACAAACCAAGATGCCTTATTAATTAAAACAGCGAAAAGCTCAAGGGGACCTATCGGATTATTTGTCGTTTGCGATGGTATGGGTGGGTTAACGCATGGAGAACTAGCTAGTGCGACTGTGATAAGATCTCTATCCGACTGGTTTGAGGAAACGTTACCGAGTCTGATTTCTCAAGATGAGTTTGAGGATAACATGACAGAGCAACTCGTTCATTATATAGAGCAGCTTAATAGCAAGATCCTTTCCTATGGAGAGTCAAAACAGGTGAAGCTAGGTACAACGGTCACGGCGATGCTCATTATCGATTCTATCTATTATCTCGTTCAGATTGGGGATAGTAGAGCGTATGCTGTTACCGCTCAGCTTGTTCAATTAACAAAGGATCAATCTCTAGTAGCAAGAGAAGTAGAGCGAGGGAATATTACAGAAGCACAAGCTAAGGTACATCCTAATCGCAATGTTCTCCTTCAATGTGTTGGTGCAAAACCAGACATTAATGTTGTGGTTACAAAAGGAAGCGTAGAGCCTGGAGCATCCTATCTGCTTTGTACGGACGGGTTTTACCATGAGATATCAATGGATGAAATAATTGAAAACCTTCACCCAGACCATGTCTCAACGCAAGAACAAATTAAAGAAAAAATTCATGAATTAATCAACATGGTAAAACAGCGTAAAGAAGTGGACAACATATCGGTAATCGTAACAAAAGTTGTCTAA
- a CDS encoding serine/threonine-protein kinase — protein sequence MLNIGTVIDERYEILKEIGRGGMSVVYLAMDNRLNKSLVVKDIRKRGNSNNELLINSLVVEANMLKKLDHGALPKIYDIIESEGDIYVVMDYIEGESLKEKLAKEETIPAKQVINWAKQLSDVLAYLHTRKPHPIIYRDMKPDNVMLTPDGKIKLIDFGIAREFKTESNTDTTNLGTKAYAAPEQISGQQTDARTDIYSLGVTLYTLITGKSLADPPFEIKPIRYWDPSLPEGLEHIIHKCTQLEPANRYQSCEELSFDLINIDRLTKGYKKKQVKKISLFAIPFVLFLLSSTSAAFGYQGIQKEQFQDYMNIINDSSVAWIEGDFSKSIEQLEKAIELDKQRSDAYINLLDLYINREETDIGLSKVEAYIKDEYGNIQKNDEVLYKVGMTYFDVKKDYSSALTYFRAVNEEEIPDVKYYISLATTLSSLNIDYEKFADELIDFESYTDKLPNNSKKIENYNTLANIYISYKSQIQEANTKAIELVQKADEVLTILDDETLYVKYELSFERKLAQSYYSRGVNSKDEVTARDDFSQAVEHYRSLISNNVDDKKELEVTIGVIYQEMGEVAQAKEQFQQTIEEFPDYIDAYVKLGNLLLDIEQVKNENQRNYDEAITIYEKVDAMKDSKNDEAFKKFTQRLVNLNII from the coding sequence ATGTTAAATATAGGAACGGTAATTGATGAACGATATGAAATCTTGAAAGAGATCGGCCGTGGCGGTATGAGTGTCGTCTATTTAGCTATGGATAACCGATTAAACAAATCGTTGGTCGTAAAGGATATTCGCAAACGAGGGAACAGTAACAACGAGTTGCTCATTAACAGTCTAGTAGTGGAAGCAAATATGCTGAAAAAGCTAGACCATGGAGCTCTGCCTAAAATCTATGACATTATCGAATCCGAAGGCGATATTTACGTTGTGATGGATTACATTGAGGGCGAGTCTTTAAAAGAAAAACTTGCGAAAGAGGAAACAATTCCCGCGAAGCAAGTCATTAATTGGGCGAAACAGCTTAGTGATGTGTTGGCATACTTACATACGAGAAAACCACACCCGATTATTTATCGGGATATGAAACCAGACAATGTCATGCTTACCCCTGATGGGAAAATTAAACTAATAGATTTTGGTATCGCAAGAGAGTTTAAAACAGAGAGCAACACCGATACAACCAACTTAGGAACCAAAGCATACGCTGCGCCCGAACAAATTTCGGGGCAACAGACGGACGCTAGGACTGATATCTACAGCTTAGGAGTAACCCTCTACACCTTAATCACCGGAAAGAGCCTTGCAGATCCTCCTTTTGAAATAAAACCGATTCGTTATTGGGATCCATCTTTGCCTGAGGGCTTGGAACATATTATTCATAAATGTACCCAGCTAGAACCTGCGAATCGTTATCAATCTTGTGAAGAGCTCTCTTTCGATTTAATCAACATTGATCGATTAACGAAAGGTTATAAGAAAAAACAAGTAAAAAAAATATCCTTGTTCGCTATACCGTTTGTTTTATTTTTATTATCCTCAACATCTGCCGCATTTGGGTATCAAGGGATTCAGAAAGAACAGTTTCAGGATTACATGAACATCATCAATGATTCTAGCGTTGCCTGGATTGAAGGAGATTTTTCAAAATCCATTGAGCAACTAGAGAAAGCAATAGAACTAGATAAACAGCGGTCAGACGCCTATATTAATCTGTTAGATTTGTACATCAATAGAGAAGAAACGGACATTGGGCTCTCGAAGGTAGAAGCCTACATTAAGGACGAGTACGGCAACATTCAAAAAAATGATGAAGTCCTTTATAAAGTCGGAATGACGTATTTTGATGTGAAAAAGGATTATTCTTCAGCGCTCACCTATTTTAGAGCTGTTAACGAGGAAGAGATTCCAGATGTGAAATATTATATCTCTCTTGCTACGACGTTAAGTAGCTTAAATATCGATTATGAAAAATTTGCGGATGAATTAATAGATTTTGAGAGTTATACCGATAAACTTCCCAATAACAGTAAGAAGATAGAAAACTACAATACACTTGCTAATATTTATATCTCGTACAAAAGTCAGATTCAAGAAGCGAATACGAAAGCTATTGAATTAGTTCAAAAAGCTGATGAAGTGCTCACCATCCTTGATGATGAAACTCTTTACGTGAAGTACGAGCTTAGTTTTGAGCGAAAACTAGCTCAATCTTATTATAGTCGTGGTGTGAATTCCAAAGATGAGGTTACAGCTAGAGATGATTTTAGCCAAGCGGTAGAGCATTACCGTAGCTTAATTTCTAATAATGTGGACGACAAGAAAGAACTAGAAGTCACCATTGGAGTTATCTATCAAGAAATGGGAGAAGTCGCCCAGGCCAAGGAACAGTTCCAGCAAACGATTGAGGAATTTCCAGACTACATAGATGCTTATGTGAAACTGGGAAATCTACTCTTAGATATTGAACAGGTCAAAAATGAAAATCAACGTAATTATGATGAGGCAATCACGATTTACGAGAAAGTGGATGCCATGAAAGATTCGAAAAATGATGAAGCGTTTAAAAAGTTCACACAACGATTAGTAAATCTCAATATCATTTAG
- a CDS encoding Mbeg1-like protein, whose product MSLSSLNDYESYTLLRLSYYDLPTDIRLNENLSYSLSSVIKYMKREVSSHEPTYSEIQKIEEVVQSNPKLQDIKLIAYQNHNPNDGNNSNGESNSGFVGYAFADEEGNSAALFRGSEPHFETDWLSNIQAGLGQEITQQEEANAFYEKYVQNYQNSEGISGERFLLGHSKGGNLASDVLVQHYTENISAYVVNGAPLYWWDLHDGQRKALDEQMTFIAHEWDVVSGLGYAPYVDKTVKTIRSFSEYRDEDLFYPHGLSTVSFNAEGELKNVREGASFLREGGSLLTVLLSDAIDFKNKVKNKDVAYAIDVTLTRMLYLASKGLIDEVIQVRNMAVQTITTLKHVSVALVAEVSNFFDDVLSFVETLFTKGFTWKVGGGGSSEEHIKVDISRLMYYADRLRRINRKTRAVNNQIDLLYWKADFFDLDSVFLADVISSFPNRMNQAVSYLTITADMMQATERKLTRKASTIS is encoded by the coding sequence TTGTCACTTTCTAGCTTAAATGATTATGAAAGTTACACCTTATTAAGGTTATCTTACTATGATTTACCTACTGATATACGACTTAATGAAAACCTCAGTTACTCATTAAGTAGTGTAATTAAGTATATGAAAAGGGAAGTTAGTTCGCATGAACCAACATACTCAGAAATTCAAAAAATTGAAGAGGTTGTTCAAAGTAATCCCAAGCTCCAAGATATTAAGCTAATCGCCTACCAAAACCACAACCCTAACGATGGAAACAACTCCAACGGTGAGTCCAACTCAGGCTTTGTAGGTTACGCCTTTGCAGATGAGGAAGGAAATTCGGCAGCATTATTCAGGGGAAGTGAGCCTCATTTTGAAACGGATTGGTTATCGAATATCCAGGCTGGTCTTGGGCAAGAGATAACCCAACAGGAAGAAGCAAATGCCTTTTATGAAAAGTACGTTCAAAACTATCAAAATAGTGAAGGGATATCAGGTGAAAGATTTTTGCTTGGTCACTCTAAAGGAGGAAATCTAGCTTCTGATGTTTTAGTTCAACATTACACGGAAAATATAAGTGCTTATGTAGTGAATGGGGCTCCTCTTTACTGGTGGGATTTACATGACGGTCAAAGAAAAGCATTGGACGAACAAATGACTTTTATCGCTCATGAGTGGGATGTTGTATCAGGACTTGGCTATGCGCCTTACGTAGACAAAACAGTAAAGACTATTCGTTCTTTTTCAGAATACCGAGATGAGGATTTATTCTATCCACACGGACTATCAACCGTCAGCTTCAATGCCGAAGGGGAATTAAAAAATGTTAGGGAAGGTGCCTCCTTTCTCAGAGAGGGAGGAAGTCTTCTAACTGTTCTTCTTTCGGATGCAATCGATTTTAAAAATAAAGTAAAAAATAAGGATGTTGCTTACGCTATCGATGTAACGTTAACTCGAATGCTCTATTTAGCATCCAAAGGTCTCATCGATGAGGTTATTCAAGTAAGGAATATGGCTGTTCAAACAATAACTACATTAAAACATGTTTCCGTGGCTCTCGTTGCAGAAGTATCTAACTTTTTCGATGATGTATTATCGTTCGTCGAAACACTATTTACAAAAGGTTTCACATGGAAAGTAGGAGGCGGCGGTTCTTCCGAGGAACACATAAAGGTTGATATTTCTAGATTAATGTACTATGCCGACCGATTGCGGAGGATTAATCGAAAAACGAGAGCGGTCAACAATCAAATCGATCTTTTATACTGGAAAGCAGACTTTTTTGATCTTGATTCTGTATTTTTAGCAGATGTCATCAGTAGTTTTCCAAATCGGATGAATCAGGCGGTTAGTTATTTGACGATAACAGCCGACATGATGCAAGCAACCGAACGTAAACTTACCCGAAAGGCAAGCACGATTTCTTAA
- a CDS encoding DUF6382 domain-containing protein — translation MINQIPLRAEDYEATSFLVYMVKEKEEVIHSELDVLKENSIPGLLPCVFLERDDGCYLQYDVISTATLKDYLSGSVTRDKLSEVLLNVAHTLEEAELGGLRLDQFVVDPSHIYIDEITGRMVFLYLPINGMQQGELISFKQFLKELIASIPYREKEDIDYYIELHNYLVESKDVTTSTFFNTLKDLTPEHIVEKTQHAEQSNSHFYSPGQAVSEVKSSVDNGTLTSQYSSKRVDKKKSKSLEIEEEVNYKRVTRTELDDRNSGFLRQNSLTGASINIGPSLRNNPSDDWEDDANGTTVLGTVSHQEEEGTTFLGNNNQQLSKPFLLVDSSNEKVYVTKDEFIIGRDPQQADYICANKVVGRVHAKLVMKQDEYFLQDNQSTNGSFVNGTKLKPNEKVKIRHEDKIKLANEEFEFRVF, via the coding sequence ATGATTAATCAAATACCGCTAAGAGCAGAGGATTATGAAGCAACTAGTTTTTTAGTTTATATGGTTAAAGAAAAAGAAGAAGTGATTCATTCAGAACTAGATGTATTAAAGGAGAATTCCATTCCGGGTCTTTTGCCGTGTGTATTTTTAGAAAGAGATGATGGTTGTTATTTACAGTATGATGTTATTTCAACTGCAACCTTAAAGGATTATCTCTCGGGTTCTGTAACAAGGGACAAATTGTCAGAGGTTCTGTTGAATGTTGCACATACATTGGAAGAGGCAGAACTAGGTGGATTAAGGTTAGACCAATTTGTTGTAGATCCAAGTCACATATACATAGACGAAATCACTGGTCGAATGGTTTTCCTTTACCTCCCTATAAACGGCATGCAGCAAGGGGAATTAATCTCATTTAAGCAGTTTTTAAAGGAGTTAATTGCTTCCATTCCTTATCGTGAAAAAGAAGATATCGACTATTATATTGAATTACATAATTATTTGGTTGAGTCAAAGGACGTAACAACCTCGACCTTTTTCAATACTTTAAAGGATTTAACACCAGAGCATATCGTGGAAAAAACACAGCATGCCGAACAAAGCAACAGTCATTTTTATAGTCCTGGCCAAGCGGTGAGTGAGGTGAAAAGCTCTGTCGATAACGGTACGCTAACCTCCCAATACAGTAGTAAGCGAGTAGACAAGAAAAAAAGTAAGAGTCTTGAAATAGAAGAAGAGGTTAACTATAAACGCGTGACACGTACAGAGCTTGATGATCGAAACTCTGGTTTTTTACGTCAAAATTCCTTAACCGGGGCCTCCATTAATATCGGTCCAAGTCTCCGAAATAATCCTTCTGACGATTGGGAAGACGATGCAAATGGAACGACAGTGCTTGGAACGGTTTCTCACCAAGAAGAGGAAGGGACAACTTTCCTTGGGAATAATAATCAGCAGTTAAGCAAGCCTTTTCTCCTAGTAGATTCCAGTAATGAAAAGGTTTATGTAACAAAAGATGAATTCATCATCGGAAGAGATCCTCAACAAGCGGATTATATTTGTGCGAACAAAGTAGTGGGGCGTGTCCACGCCAAATTAGTAATGAAACAAGATGAGTATTTCTTACAAGATAATCAATCAACAAATGGAAGCTTTGTAAACGGAACGAAGCTAAAACCAAATGAGAAAGTCAAAATCAGGCATGAGGACAAAATAAAATTGGCGAATGAGGAATTTGAGTTTAGAGTATTTTAA
- a CDS encoding Ig-like domain-containing protein — protein sequence MKSRMKKFLSIPVLAIILLTSALLFSSSVSSQSDLEMKITYAGVGGSTWDLRQESDFDEEWLTKDQSVSFTVDLSAYYEKPEDGSEAEVPFEVAATYSNGASLVATPDRITGTGEFEGKYRLDVTEIPDDDGTVEVKLKLKGGNGWNAIPTVEGPITFSVSKDVTAPVVNLYGVEDGELYHDKKLDFVVEVVDEHFNPDGVTITGINSDNEWESSGDGKYYKTFPVTDGDYAVTANAKDKLGNSSAEESVKFSLHNGEPSLEVKHNGTPVEGNSYFNKDTVLDLTVTNAIPIGSAELKVYKDGQATPYGDFLIDGNTATFRETFTESGEYRFEVTVTDKENNYKHEILDEEVRFTIDKVKPELTITDENGEPIVDGFYKSKQVTVEVKEEYFNKDDIQIEVLKDEEPQSGYFENWNKLWNDTYKAIADIQEDGRYEIRVTAKDPAGNQVTDSVSFTIDGTPPELSITGVEDGKHYKTDVEAIINVNDKHIDEENTNLKVEVLESIGTDNWKTVNIGKELEFTDGEAEIRHLFQTEGRYRITLSSKDILSNTEEKVVTFTVDKQAPDVGIDGVTNEAIYSEDKEVTISVDEVNFDHNNVDFRVKRNNEDITDEVEKHAQDNWKNSSPNASFTYEFDKDGFYEISIQSMDAAGNASETVTRKFSIDRNAPSIDVHGVEDQQHYNEDKDVRIRIEDLNMDEEQISVNVTKDGDTYDVGELDVKHPWLPWFGNTVATLDHTFSEVGDYVIEINVVDNTDREQKKVVNFTIDKTEPVLNITGVTDKEFFKESETVIFSAEDLNIDQSDIDLKVETLNQETGEKVPYSVEEDFKIKDGKATFSYTFADEKTYIVTLRSQDKAGNVAVTKQRTFTIDGTAPGLEINIDSKDDNGDYLSSSGEMEVSITETNFKNNDVTFKVTKNGTDITKQVEGDLGSKWRNASKRSELTYTFDGDGSYSIVLEAEDEAGNESIETKNFTIDKVNPSIDISGVNGQAHYNENVPIDIEIKDVNFKTNIVKVSRNGKNYDVGDLSVDKNLYSNSIAKLSHTFKLEGTYRIQVTSIDKADRRDSEEVTFTVDKTAPVLSIDNVDDNDYLPSSRKVAVSVEETNYEENSVQFQVTRNGQDITEQFGTGWTNDGVLSNESYVFNQDGEYSISISAIDKAGNKSTSKQKTFTIDTKRPSIDITGVEDGEYYNESKSVQATIKDVNFESNIIRVTRNGARYQVGGFSVDRNKYADSIATLSHTFSQEGDYEIEVEAIDKAGNRYLQRVSFKVDKTKPVITPNMNGTVIKDGQYINKVFTPKFSLDNSEDRLVSVILNNGSNIAGSIPIASREMVYNYKVVAEDKAGNQTNLNISFTLDTTKPELNISGILEGFFNENLSPRVTYSDIHLDESKTSVTLNGEPFRNGMELEKEQYYELKAVITDLANNVSARTIVFSIDKSAPVIKFGEVLSGQYINETIIPQLLIDDISAYDIISMTLNGEPYELGDPIETEGKHVLYFEVKDKAGNIRQLSIEFIIDKTEPEVVVEGVEKNKTYNEPIDLEIRLNNQEDTFKQVSINGELFEGEVVEEDGYQVMKTRLSEVKAYEVEIVAEDKAGNEITTTIPFELVEPSIFTKLYENKPLFASVVAGLLGIVAAAAVWMRKRNIRNKDLPREEETAS from the coding sequence TTGAAAAGCAGGATGAAAAAATTCTTATCCATCCCAGTTTTAGCAATTATACTACTTACTTCAGCACTTTTGTTTAGCAGCAGTGTATCTTCTCAAAGTGATTTAGAGATGAAGATTACATATGCGGGAGTGGGTGGAAGTACGTGGGACTTGCGTCAAGAGAGTGATTTTGATGAGGAATGGCTGACTAAGGACCAATCGGTATCTTTCACCGTTGATTTGTCTGCGTATTATGAGAAGCCGGAGGATGGTAGTGAAGCAGAAGTTCCTTTTGAGGTAGCGGCGACCTATAGTAATGGAGCTAGTTTAGTAGCTACCCCTGATAGGATAACAGGTACAGGTGAGTTTGAAGGAAAATACCGACTAGATGTTACTGAAATCCCAGATGATGACGGGACAGTAGAAGTCAAACTGAAATTAAAAGGTGGAAATGGTTGGAACGCTATTCCAACCGTCGAGGGTCCTATAACATTCAGTGTATCCAAGGATGTTACAGCACCAGTTGTGAATCTATACGGAGTTGAAGATGGAGAGCTTTATCACGATAAAAAACTTGATTTTGTTGTAGAGGTAGTGGATGAGCACTTTAATCCAGATGGAGTTACTATTACGGGTATTAATTCTGACAACGAGTGGGAGTCCTCGGGTGATGGTAAGTACTATAAAACTTTCCCTGTGACTGATGGAGACTATGCTGTAACCGCAAATGCGAAGGATAAGCTTGGGAATAGTAGTGCCGAAGAAAGTGTGAAATTCTCCCTCCATAACGGAGAACCCAGTTTAGAGGTGAAACATAATGGTACCCCAGTTGAAGGAAACAGTTATTTTAACAAAGATACAGTTCTTGATCTAACTGTAACCAATGCTATTCCAATAGGGAGTGCAGAATTAAAAGTATATAAAGATGGACAAGCGACACCTTATGGTGATTTCTTGATAGATGGAAACACAGCAACTTTCCGAGAGACGTTTACAGAATCAGGTGAATATCGCTTTGAAGTAACTGTCACGGATAAAGAGAACAATTATAAGCATGAGATTCTTGATGAAGAGGTTCGTTTTACTATAGACAAGGTAAAACCAGAGTTGACCATCACGGATGAAAATGGAGAACCTATAGTGGATGGTTTTTATAAAAGTAAACAAGTCACAGTAGAGGTGAAGGAAGAGTATTTCAATAAAGATGACATTCAAATTGAGGTTCTAAAGGATGAAGAGCCGCAAAGTGGCTACTTCGAAAATTGGAACAAATTATGGAACGACACCTATAAGGCAATTGCTGATATTCAGGAAGACGGACGTTACGAAATTCGTGTTACCGCAAAAGATCCCGCAGGTAACCAAGTGACCGATTCCGTTTCCTTCACGATTGATGGGACTCCACCTGAACTATCGATAACTGGTGTAGAAGACGGTAAGCATTATAAGACCGACGTGGAGGCTATAATCAATGTAAATGACAAGCATATCGATGAAGAAAATACGAACCTAAAGGTAGAAGTATTAGAATCAATCGGTACCGATAATTGGAAGACAGTAAACATTGGTAAAGAGCTAGAATTTACCGATGGAGAAGCAGAGATTCGCCACTTATTCCAAACAGAAGGTAGATATCGAATTACTTTAAGCTCCAAAGATATACTATCTAACACAGAAGAAAAAGTAGTTACTTTTACGGTGGATAAACAAGCACCAGATGTTGGTATTGATGGTGTTACCAATGAGGCTATTTATTCAGAGGACAAAGAGGTAACGATATCTGTTGATGAAGTAAACTTTGATCACAATAATGTGGATTTCAGAGTCAAGAGAAATAACGAGGACATCACAGATGAGGTAGAAAAACATGCCCAAGATAATTGGAAAAATTCTTCCCCTAACGCAAGTTTTACCTATGAATTCGACAAAGATGGTTTTTATGAAATAAGTATCCAGTCCATGGATGCTGCAGGAAATGCGTCAGAAACTGTTACAAGGAAATTTTCCATTGACCGAAATGCACCGAGCATCGATGTTCATGGGGTTGAGGATCAACAGCATTATAATGAAGATAAAGATGTACGGATTAGAATCGAAGATCTTAATATGGACGAAGAACAAATCTCAGTAAATGTTACAAAAGATGGCGATACCTACGATGTCGGTGAACTTGATGTGAAGCATCCATGGCTCCCTTGGTTCGGTAATACCGTTGCCACACTAGACCATACGTTTTCTGAAGTTGGAGACTATGTGATAGAGATTAATGTTGTAGATAATACAGATCGTGAACAAAAGAAAGTAGTAAACTTTACTATTGATAAGACAGAGCCTGTATTAAATATAACTGGGGTTACTGATAAAGAATTTTTTAAAGAAAGTGAAACAGTAATTTTTTCTGCAGAAGATTTGAATATTGATCAAAGTGATATTGATCTGAAAGTAGAAACACTGAATCAAGAAACAGGGGAGAAAGTGCCTTATTCAGTTGAAGAAGACTTCAAGATAAAAGATGGAAAAGCAACGTTTTCATATACTTTTGCAGATGAAAAAACGTACATTGTTACGTTACGTTCACAGGACAAAGCTGGTAATGTAGCAGTGACGAAGCAGCGTACGTTTACGATTGATGGGACCGCACCAGGGTTGGAAATAAATATTGATAGCAAGGATGACAATGGTGACTACTTGTCGTCAAGCGGTGAAATGGAAGTATCTATCACGGAGACGAACTTTAAAAATAATGATGTTACATTTAAAGTCACGAAAAATGGAACAGATATCACGAAACAAGTAGAAGGTGATTTAGGCAGTAAGTGGAGAAATGCTAGTAAGCGATCTGAACTAACCTACACATTCGACGGAGATGGATCTTACTCCATTGTACTGGAAGCAGAAGATGAGGCTGGAAATGAAAGCATTGAAACAAAGAATTTCACCATTGATAAGGTGAATCCAAGTATTGATATCTCAGGTGTTAATGGCCAAGCTCATTACAATGAAAATGTACCGATTGACATAGAGATTAAGGATGTAAACTTTAAAACAAATATAGTTAAAGTGAGCCGTAACGGAAAAAACTACGATGTTGGTGATTTGTCTGTAGACAAAAATCTATATAGCAATTCAATTGCCAAGCTTAGCCATACATTTAAGCTAGAGGGTACCTACCGCATTCAAGTTACGTCTATAGATAAAGCGGATAGAAGGGATTCCGAAGAAGTTACTTTTACGGTCGACAAAACAGCACCAGTTCTATCCATCGACAATGTGGACGACAATGACTACCTGCCATCCAGCAGAAAAGTTGCTGTATCTGTGGAAGAAACAAATTACGAGGAAAACAGTGTCCAATTCCAGGTAACTAGAAATGGACAAGATATTACAGAACAGTTTGGTACTGGATGGACCAATGATGGAGTCCTGTCGAATGAGAGCTATGTATTTAATCAAGATGGTGAATACTCGATTTCCATTAGCGCAATAGACAAAGCAGGAAATAAGAGTACTTCTAAGCAAAAAACCTTCACGATCGATACAAAGCGACCATCCATCGATATTACAGGAGTTGAAGATGGCGAGTATTATAACGAGAGTAAGTCTGTTCAAGCAACTATCAAAGATGTAAATTTCGAATCAAATATAATTAGAGTTACTCGTAATGGAGCACGTTATCAGGTTGGAGGATTCTCTGTCGATCGAAACAAGTATGCGGATTCTATTGCTACCTTAAGCCATACATTTAGCCAAGAAGGCGACTATGAAATTGAGGTAGAAGCAATCGATAAAGCTGGAAATCGTTACTTACAACGTGTTTCCTTCAAAGTCGACAAAACGAAGCCGGTTATTACACCGAACATGAATGGAACAGTCATCAAGGATGGACAATATATCAACAAAGTGTTTACACCAAAGTTTTCACTTGATAATTCGGAAGATCGCCTGGTTTCGGTCATTCTCAATAACGGAAGCAATATCGCAGGAAGCATTCCAATAGCATCAAGGGAAATGGTGTACAACTACAAAGTAGTAGCGGAAGATAAAGCCGGAAACCAAACCAATTTAAATATTAGTTTTACATTAGATACAACAAAGCCTGAATTGAATATTAGTGGGATATTAGAAGGGTTCTTTAACGAGAATCTAAGCCCAAGAGTCACGTATTCTGATATCCATTTAGATGAAAGCAAAACATCCGTTACACTAAATGGAGAACCGTTCCGAAATGGAATGGAGTTGGAGAAGGAACAATACTATGAGTTAAAAGCGGTTATTACAGATTTGGCCAATAATGTTAGTGCTAGAACGATTGTTTTCTCCATTGACAAGTCTGCACCCGTAATAAAATTTGGGGAAGTGCTCTCCGGACAATACATCAATGAAACAATCATTCCACAACTTCTCATTGATGACATAAGCGCCTACGATATCATATCCATGACGTTGAATGGCGAGCCTTATGAATTAGGGGATCCTATCGAAACGGAAGGAAAGCATGTCCTGTATTTCGAAGTGAAGGATAAAGCAGGCAATATCAGACAGTTGAGTATCGAGTTTATCATTGATAAAACAGAGCCTGAAGTAGTAGTGGAAGGTGTAGAAAAAAATAAAACATACAATGAGCCAATTGATTTAGAGATTCGCTTGAATAATCAAGAAGATACATTCAAACAAGTGAGCATTAATGGCGAACTATTCGAAGGGGAAGTCGTGGAAGAAGACGGATACCAAGTGATGAAAACAAGATTATCTGAAGTGAAGGCCTATGAAGTAGAAATCGTCGCTGAAGATAAAGCTGGTAATGAAATCACAACCACTATTCCATTTGAGCTTGTTGAACCAAGTATTTTCACGAAACTTTATGAGAACAAACCGCTATTTGCTAGTGTAGTAGCTGGATTGCTAGGTATTGTTGCTGCAGCGGCCGTGTGGATGAGAAAACGTAATATAAGAAATAAAGATTTACCGAGAGAAGAAGAAACAGCATCATAA